One segment of Polaribacter huanghezhanensis DNA contains the following:
- the mscL gene encoding large-conductance mechanosensitive channel protein MscL — MGMLKEFKEFAVKGNLVDIAIGFVMGAAFKQVVTSFTAGIVSPLIGLVFKADFRDLKYVVTEGVADATGKVSGEVAILYGDFLTNVIDFIIVAFVMFMVIKGINATKKKEEAAAPAPPAGPSQEDLLAEIRDLLAKK; from the coding sequence ATGGGAATGCTTAAAGAATTTAAAGAATTTGCAGTAAAAGGTAATTTGGTTGACATTGCAATTGGTTTTGTAATGGGTGCCGCTTTTAAACAAGTGGTTACTTCTTTTACAGCAGGAATTGTTTCTCCGTTAATTGGCTTGGTATTTAAAGCTGATTTTAGAGATTTAAAATATGTTGTGACAGAAGGCGTTGCTGATGCCACCGGAAAAGTAAGCGGAGAAGTGGCTATTTTGTATGGAGATTTTTTAACCAATGTCATCGATTTTATTATTGTAGCATTTGTTATGTTTATGGTTATCAAAGGAATTAACGCAACTAAGAAAAAAGAAGAAGCTGCGGCTCCTGCTCCACCAGCTGGACCAAGCCAAGAAGATTTATTAGCTGAAATAAGAGATTTATTAGCAAAAAAATAA
- a CDS encoding MOSC domain-containing protein, which yields MKIISTNIGEKTAIDWKGKTITTGVFKYPINEPIFLGTENVLNDEVSDRKYHGGIDQAVYGYSLKHYDYFKKLHPNLDWQLGMFGENLTVDDLDETKIYIGDTFNVGETVLEVTTIRTPCYKLGIRFNDSNIIQQFWNTNMCGVYFKVLQTGFVKVGDIFEQLKSYPENQTIAEVYEAKRVAKGM from the coding sequence ATGAAAATCATTTCAACAAACATCGGAGAGAAAACAGCAATTGATTGGAAAGGAAAAACCATTACTACAGGAGTTTTTAAGTATCCAATAAATGAACCTATTTTTTTAGGAACAGAAAATGTTTTAAATGATGAAGTATCTGATAGAAAATATCATGGTGGAATTGATCAAGCAGTTTACGGATATTCATTAAAACATTACGATTATTTTAAAAAATTGCATCCAAATTTAGATTGGCAGTTAGGCATGTTTGGTGAAAACTTAACGGTGGATGATTTAGACGAAACCAAGATTTATATTGGTGATACTTTTAACGTTGGCGAAACGGTGTTAGAAGTAACCACGATAAGAACTCCGTGTTATAAATTAGGAATCCGTTTTAATGACAGCAACATTATACAACAATTTTGGAACACAAATATGTGCGGTGTTTATTTTAAAGTATTGCAAACAGGTTTTGTAAAAGTGGGTGATATTTTTGAACAACTAAAATCGTATCCAGAAAACCAAACAATTGCAGAGGTTTATGAAGCGAAAAGAGTTGCAAAAGGAATGTGA
- a CDS encoding GH3 auxin-responsive promoter family protein gives MSLKSIFAIPFAKRATKQVYKWAKNPIETQEKVFKKLISSAKNTAFGKDHDFSSIKNYEDFKNRVQVQDYEGLRKYVDRIVAGEKDVLWKGKPIYFAKTSGTTSGAKYIPITKESMPTHIKAAKNALLFYIAEKKDASFVNGKMIFLQGSPVLETKNGIQLGRLSGIVAHYIPQYLLKNRLPSWETNCIEDWDTKVNAIVEETVDENMTVISGIPSWVQMYFEKLIEKTGKPIAEIFPNFNFFVYGGVNFEPYKNKFESLIGKKIDYVELYPASEGFIAYQDSQTEPGMLLQLNSGIFYEFIPATEFYDEHPTRISLKEVKKGVNYVIILNTNAGLWGYNIGDTVEFTSTKPYRIKVTGRIKHFISAFGEHVIGKEVEKALNDAIKGTEINISEFTVAPQVNPDSGLPYHEWFIEFENEPRNVEDFTAKVDASMQEQNMYYQDLIAGKVLRTLVIRKIKKGGFHEYMKSIGKFGGQNKIPQLSDNRKIADVLEDFILD, from the coding sequence ATGAGCCTCAAATCTATTTTTGCGATTCCGTTTGCCAAACGAGCCACCAAACAAGTTTATAAATGGGCAAAAAACCCGATTGAAACACAAGAAAAAGTATTTAAAAAATTAATTTCATCAGCAAAAAATACCGCTTTTGGAAAAGATCATGATTTTTCTTCCATTAAGAATTATGAGGATTTTAAAAATCGAGTTCAAGTTCAAGATTACGAAGGTTTAAGAAAATATGTGGATAGAATTGTAGCCGGAGAAAAAGATGTGCTTTGGAAAGGGAAACCTATTTATTTTGCCAAAACTTCGGGCACAACTTCTGGCGCAAAATACATTCCGATTACCAAAGAATCGATGCCAACACATATCAAAGCGGCAAAAAATGCGTTGCTGTTTTATATCGCAGAAAAAAAGGATGCAAGTTTTGTAAATGGAAAAATGATTTTCTTACAAGGAAGTCCGGTTCTAGAAACCAAAAACGGAATTCAGTTAGGTAGATTAAGTGGAATTGTAGCGCATTATATTCCGCAATATTTATTAAAAAACAGATTGCCAAGTTGGGAAACCAATTGTATTGAAGATTGGGACACCAAAGTAAATGCAATCGTAGAAGAAACGGTTGATGAAAACATGACGGTTATTAGCGGAATTCCATCTTGGGTGCAAATGTATTTTGAAAAACTCATCGAAAAAACAGGAAAACCAATTGCAGAGATTTTCCCAAATTTTAACTTCTTTGTGTATGGCGGTGTAAATTTTGAACCGTATAAAAATAAGTTCGAAAGCTTGATTGGTAAAAAGATTGATTATGTAGAATTGTATCCTGCTTCTGAAGGATTTATCGCCTATCAAGACTCGCAAACCGAACCCGGAATGTTGTTGCAATTAAACTCAGGAATCTTTTATGAATTTATTCCTGCAACAGAATTTTATGATGAACATCCGACAAGAATTTCACTAAAAGAGGTGAAAAAGGGTGTGAATTATGTCATTATTTTAAATACAAACGCCGGACTTTGGGGGTATAATATTGGCGACACCGTTGAGTTTACATCAACAAAACCCTACAGAATTAAAGTGACAGGAAGAATCAAACATTTTATTTCTGCTTTTGGAGAACACGTTATTGGCAAAGAAGTAGAAAAAGCGTTGAACGATGCTATCAAAGGAACTGAAATAAATATTAGTGAGTTTACGGTTGCTCCGCAAGTAAATCCAGATAGCGGTTTGCCGTATCACGAGTGGTTTATAGAATTTGAAAACGAACCCAGAAATGTAGAAGATTTTACTGCAAAAGTAGATGCTTCTATGCAAGAACAAAATATGTATTATCAAGATTTAATTGCTGGTAAAGTACTGCGAACGCTGGTGATTAGAAAAATAAAAAAAGGCGGTTTTCATGAATATATGAAATCGATTGGTAAGTTTGGCGGACAAAATAAGATTCCGCAATTATCTGACAATCGTAAAATTGCAGATGTTTTAGAAGACTTTATATTAGACTAA
- a CDS encoding M23 family metallopeptidase: MAKKKQKKSKFRQKITDKFRLVVLNEDTFEERLSFKLTILNIFVLSGVFSIVLIALTTVLIAYTPIREYIPGYASTQLKKDASRLLYETDSLKTRLELIENYTKILLPILSGDDPISEVDFDSLKKASVITIDEKKLDASKRDSLFREKIESKDRFPLFDKAENKIDMVFFSPLNGSITQGFNITDKHFAIDIVAATGTPVKAVENGRVIFSEWTAETGYVIIIEHGTGFISVYKHNGTLLKQQGDFVKSGEAIATVGSTGELTTGPHLHFELWYNGYPVNPLNYIDFK; the protein is encoded by the coding sequence GTGGCAAAAAAGAAGCAAAAAAAAAGCAAGTTCAGACAAAAAATAACCGACAAATTCAGGTTGGTTGTTTTAAATGAAGACACTTTTGAAGAACGGTTGTCTTTTAAACTTACCATTTTAAATATTTTTGTGTTAAGCGGTGTTTTTTCTATTGTTTTAATTGCGTTAACAACCGTGTTAATTGCATACACGCCAATAAGAGAATACATTCCAGGGTACGCTTCTACACAATTAAAAAAAGACGCTTCAAGATTGTTATACGAAACAGATTCTTTAAAAACGAGACTGGAATTAATAGAAAATTACACCAAAATTTTACTCCCAATTTTATCAGGCGATGATCCCATCTCAGAAGTAGATTTTGATTCATTAAAAAAAGCAAGTGTCATTACAATTGATGAAAAAAAATTAGACGCTTCTAAAAGAGATTCTTTGTTTAGAGAAAAAATTGAAAGTAAAGACCGTTTTCCGCTGTTTGATAAAGCAGAAAACAAAATTGATATGGTGTTTTTTTCTCCTTTAAACGGAAGTATTACACAAGGTTTTAATATAACCGACAAACATTTTGCAATTGATATTGTTGCCGCAACCGGAACTCCAGTAAAAGCGGTTGAAAATGGTAGAGTTATTTTTTCTGAATGGACTGCAGAAACGGGTTATGTAATAATCATTGAACACGGAACAGGGTTTATTTCTGTATACAAACACAACGGAACATTGTTAAAACAACAAGGAGATTTTGTGAAATCTGGAGAAGCAATTGCAACGGTTGGATCTACAGGAGAATTAACAACAGGGCCGCATTTGCATTTCGAATTATGGTATAATGGGTATCCAGTAAATCCGTTGAATTATATAGATTTTAAATAA
- the nadD gene encoding nicotinate (nicotinamide) nucleotide adenylyltransferase, whose protein sequence is MNIGLYFGTFNPIHVGHLIIANHLVENSDLDEIWLVVTPHNPFKKKSTLLDNHHRLELVHLATENYDKIKPSDIEFNLPQPNYTVHTLAHISDTYPQHSFSLIMGEDNLKSFHKWKNYETILEHHHIYVYPRISDGKAETQFDNHPKIHHIDSPIIEISSTYIRNGIKEKKNIQPMLTEAVWKYVDEMNFYRK, encoded by the coding sequence ATGAATATAGGTTTATATTTCGGTACCTTTAATCCAATTCATGTTGGGCATTTAATCATTGCCAACCATTTGGTAGAAAATTCTGATTTAGACGAAATTTGGTTGGTGGTTACGCCACACAATCCTTTTAAGAAAAAAAGCACGTTGTTAGACAATCACCATCGATTAGAATTGGTGCATTTGGCAACCGAAAACTACGATAAAATTAAACCGTCAGACATTGAGTTTAATTTACCGCAACCCAATTATACAGTTCATACTTTAGCACATATTTCAGACACCTATCCGCAACATTCTTTTAGTTTGATTATGGGTGAAGACAACTTAAAAAGTTTTCATAAATGGAAAAATTATGAAACGATTTTAGAACATCATCATATCTATGTGTATCCAAGAATTTCTGATGGAAAAGCAGAAACACAGTTTGATAATCATCCCAAAATTCACCACATTGATTCTCCAATTATAGAAATTTCATCAACTTATATTAGAAACGGAATTAAAGAGAAAAAAAACATCCAACCCATGTTAACAGAAGCCGTTTGGAAGTATGTTGATGAGATGAATTTTTATAGAAAATAG
- the gmk gene encoding guanylate kinase encodes MDKFEGKLFVFSAPSGSGKTTIVRHLLAQEKFNLEFSISATSREPRGEEVHEKDYYFISLKDFKQHIKNEDFLEWEEVYRDNFYGTLKSEVERIWAKGKHVIFDIDVAGGLRIKKKFPDKTLAVFVKPPSIDELKIRLKKRKTESDDKINMRIAKASIELATAPQFDKIIKNYDLDVAFKEAEDLMSEYLGIQE; translated from the coding sequence ATGGACAAATTTGAAGGTAAATTATTTGTTTTTTCTGCACCATCAGGTTCTGGTAAAACAACCATTGTTCGTCATTTATTAGCACAAGAAAAATTCAATTTAGAATTTTCTATTTCGGCAACTTCAAGAGAACCTAGAGGAGAAGAAGTTCACGAAAAGGATTATTATTTTATCTCTCTAAAAGACTTTAAACAACATATAAAAAACGAAGATTTTTTAGAGTGGGAAGAAGTGTATAGAGATAATTTTTACGGAACCTTAAAAAGCGAAGTAGAACGAATTTGGGCAAAAGGGAAACACGTGATTTTTGATATTGATGTTGCTGGCGGATTGCGAATTAAAAAGAAATTTCCGGATAAAACATTGGCTGTTTTTGTAAAACCACCAAGTATTGATGAGTTGAAAATACGTTTAAAAAAACGTAAAACAGAAAGCGATGATAAAATCAATATGAGAATTGCCAAAGCTTCTATAGAATTGGCAACAGCACCACAGTTTGATAAAATTATTAAAAACTACGATTTAGATGTTGCTTTTAAAGAAGCAGAAGATTTAATGAGTGAGTATTTAGGGATACAAGAATAA
- a CDS encoding YicC/YloC family endoribonuclease, with translation MIQSMTGYGKSVLQLPTKKVTIEIKTLNSKNLDLNVRVPSYYKEKELAVRKKLASGLVRGKIDFSIYVEMTADETTTTINKNVVSDYMQQLKNVLFTNDENDVELLKMAVRMPDALKTEREELDENEWEFINTSIDEALKETVQYRIDEAASLEDDFKLRILNIKKYLEEVHALDEERIKNVREKLKKSIADLKVEIDENRFEQELIYYLEKLDINEEKVRLGNHLEYFLQELDSEDSNGKKLGFIIQEIGREINTTGSKANFASMQKSVIQMKNELEKIKEQILNVL, from the coding sequence ATGATTCAATCTATGACTGGTTACGGGAAATCCGTATTACAATTGCCAACAAAAAAAGTTACGATAGAAATTAAAACGTTAAACAGTAAAAATTTAGATTTAAATGTTAGGGTTCCATCGTACTATAAAGAAAAAGAATTAGCAGTTCGAAAAAAATTAGCTTCTGGTTTGGTAAGAGGTAAAATAGATTTTTCTATTTATGTAGAAATGACTGCGGATGAAACCACAACAACCATCAACAAAAATGTAGTTTCAGATTATATGCAGCAATTAAAAAACGTGCTGTTTACAAATGATGAAAATGATGTTGAATTGTTAAAAATGGCAGTAAGAATGCCAGACGCATTAAAAACAGAACGAGAAGAATTGGACGAAAATGAGTGGGAATTCATCAACACCAGTATTGATGAAGCTTTAAAAGAAACGGTTCAATACAGAATTGATGAAGCAGCTTCTTTAGAAGACGATTTTAAATTACGAATTTTAAATATTAAAAAATATTTAGAGGAAGTACATGCTTTAGACGAAGAACGCATCAAAAATGTAAGAGAAAAACTTAAAAAATCGATTGCAGATTTAAAAGTAGAAATTGACGAAAATCGTTTTGAACAAGAATTGATTTATTATCTAGAAAAGTTAGATATTAACGAAGAAAAAGTTCGTTTAGGAAATCATTTAGAATATTTTTTACAAGAATTAGATAGCGAAGATTCTAACGGAAAAAAATTAGGGTTTATCATTCAAGAAATTGGAAGAGAAATTAATACCACAGGGTCAAAAGCAAATTTTGCTTCGATGCAAAAATCGGTGATTCAAATGAAAAACGAATTGGAAAAAATTAAAGAGCAAATCTTAAACGTATTATAG
- a CDS encoding glycosyltransferase family 9 protein, with product MQTNTHILVIRLSAMGDVAMTIPVIRALVAQHPEIKITFLSKAFLKPLFDDIPNVHFYAADVTNTHKGVFGLHKLSKELKQLNITHIADLHNVLRSKILRSFFKFSTKNSAVIDKGRSEKKALTRTTNKVFKQLRTSHERYADVFRKLNFSVDISNPTKPEKPNLKSSVLNLIGEKKNKWIGIAPFAAYDSKMYPPDLMEKVIATLAENNTILLFGGGEKEIAFLSKIEQKNEHTISVAGKLNLTEELNVIGHLDCMLAMDSGNAHFAAMLQVPTITLWGVTHPFAGFAPFNQPTENCMLPDLEKYPNIPCSIYGNKICDGYEDVMRTILPENVIKKVETILNSNS from the coding sequence TTGCAAACAAACACACATATTTTAGTTATCAGATTATCTGCTATGGGCGATGTTGCTATGACAATTCCTGTAATTAGAGCGTTGGTTGCGCAACATCCAGAAATTAAAATTACGTTTTTATCTAAAGCTTTTTTAAAACCATTGTTTGATGACATTCCGAATGTACATTTTTACGCTGCTGATGTAACAAATACGCACAAAGGCGTTTTTGGTTTGCATAAATTATCTAAAGAATTAAAGCAACTAAATATTACACATATTGCGGACTTACACAATGTGTTGCGTTCTAAAATTTTGCGTAGTTTTTTTAAATTTTCTACAAAAAATAGTGCAGTAATAGATAAAGGAAGAAGCGAAAAAAAAGCATTGACAAGAACTACAAATAAAGTTTTTAAACAGTTAAGAACTTCGCACGAACGTTATGCCGATGTTTTTAGAAAACTCAATTTTTCGGTTGATATTTCGAATCCAACCAAACCAGAAAAACCGAATTTAAAAAGTTCAGTTCTCAATTTAATTGGAGAAAAGAAAAATAAATGGATTGGAATTGCGCCTTTTGCAGCGTATGATTCTAAAATGTATCCGCCAGATTTAATGGAAAAAGTGATTGCTACTTTGGCTGAAAATAATACTATTTTGCTTTTTGGTGGCGGAGAAAAAGAAATTGCTTTTTTATCAAAAATTGAACAAAAAAACGAACACACTATTTCTGTTGCTGGCAAATTAAATTTAACAGAAGAATTAAATGTAATTGGGCATTTAGATTGCATGTTGGCAATGGATTCTGGAAATGCACATTTTGCCGCAATGTTACAAGTTCCAACGATTACACTTTGGGGAGTAACACATCCGTTTGCTGGTTTTGCGCCTTTTAATCAACCAACAGAAAATTGTATGTTGCCCGATTTAGAAAAGTATCCAAACATTCCGTGTTCTATTTATGGAAATAAAATTTGTGACGGATATGAAGATGTAATGAGAACCATTTTACCCGAAAATGTAATTAAAAAAGTTGAAACAATATTAAACTCAAATTCTTAA
- the upp gene encoding uracil phosphoribosyltransferase — protein sequence MILHNLEETNSILNKFIAEIRDVTIQKDSLRFRRNIERIGEILGYELSKNLKYSSKNITTPLGVKESFLPTNNIVLGSILRAGLPLHQGLLNYFDDAENAFISAYRNHPNNDAEFEIVVEYFAAPSIDDKTLILADPMLATGQSLVAVYDAIQKYGSPKELHIVCVIGATEGIEFIKNHFPENTHLWIAAIDDKLNDKGYIIPGLGDAGDLAFGAKL from the coding sequence ATGATACTTCATAACTTAGAAGAAACCAATTCTATTTTAAATAAATTTATTGCAGAAATTAGAGATGTTACTATTCAAAAAGATTCGCTTCGTTTTAGAAGAAATATTGAAAGAATTGGAGAAATATTAGGCTATGAATTAAGTAAGAACTTAAAGTACTCATCAAAAAACATTACCACTCCGTTAGGTGTAAAAGAAAGTTTTTTACCTACAAATAATATTGTTTTAGGTTCTATTTTACGAGCAGGCTTACCGTTGCATCAAGGGTTGTTAAATTATTTTGACGATGCAGAAAATGCGTTTATATCGGCTTATAGAAATCACCCAAATAACGATGCAGAATTTGAAATTGTTGTAGAATATTTTGCAGCTCCATCAATTGATGATAAAACCTTAATTTTAGCAGATCCGATGTTGGCAACTGGACAATCTTTAGTGGCTGTTTATGACGCTATTCAAAAATATGGAAGTCCAAAAGAATTGCATATCGTTTGTGTAATTGGTGCTACAGAAGGAATTGAATTTATCAAAAATCATTTTCCAGAAAATACGCACTTATGGATTGCTGCAATTGATGACAAATTAAATGATAAAGGGTATATTATTCCTGGTTTAGGCGATGCGGGTGATTTAGCTTTTGGTGCTAAACTATAA